The Candidatus Mycolicibacterium alkanivorans genome contains a region encoding:
- a CDS encoding IniB N-terminal domain-containing protein has translation MLTIIDWILDLFRNEAAARAFVAAPEQSLRDAGLAGVSAAQLSSVAATAVPGLVLGGGDPIVGLQRAVSNQYGFAPAYAPSFDPVYAPSPTFAPQTDLASHNDTSLLSPSQGAGANAQQGAFNLGFGDITLGDKATNTATNGGVVVGGDSGGDIVSGDGAVLGNGNEVNNGHVWAGTGSNVAIGHGQVDDNGTTATGGSSVIKDNNGPVVHDVDASGGNGGGAAGGSSLIGIGGGHTSGGNAGGGDITVVSSETSTYTDGHTATSLSDHSDNSVPAHQNTSLYDNSHDASLVNSHLDNSHDLLLASGNHVLGF, from the coding sequence ATGCTCACCATCATCGACTGGATCCTCGACCTGTTCCGTAACGAGGCCGCGGCCCGTGCCTTCGTCGCAGCCCCGGAGCAGTCCCTGCGCGACGCCGGGCTGGCCGGTGTGTCCGCCGCCCAGCTGTCGTCGGTGGCCGCCACCGCGGTCCCCGGCCTGGTGCTCGGCGGGGGTGACCCGATCGTCGGCCTGCAGCGCGCGGTGTCCAACCAGTACGGGTTCGCGCCGGCCTACGCCCCGTCGTTCGATCCGGTCTACGCGCCCTCGCCGACGTTCGCTCCGCAGACCGACCTGGCCAGTCACAACGACACCTCACTGCTGAGCCCCAGCCAGGGCGCCGGCGCCAACGCCCAGCAGGGCGCATTCAACCTCGGCTTCGGTGACATCACCCTGGGCGACAAGGCCACCAACACCGCCACCAACGGCGGCGTGGTGGTCGGCGGCGACAGCGGCGGTGACATCGTCAGCGGCGACGGTGCGGTGCTCGGCAACGGCAACGAGGTCAACAACGGCCACGTGTGGGCGGGCACCGGGTCCAACGTCGCCATCGGTCACGGCCAGGTCGACGACAACGGCACCACCGCAACCGGCGGCAGCAGCGTCATCAAGGACAACAACGGCCCGGTGGTCCACGACGTCGACGCCAGCGGTGGCAATGGTGGCGGAGCGGCCGGCGGCAGCAGCCTGATCGGCATCGGCGGCGGCCATACCTCCGGCGGCAACGCCGGCGGCGGGGATATCACCGTGGTCAGCAGCGAGACGTCTACCTACACCGACGGCCACACCGCCACCTCGCTGTCGGACCACTCCGACAACTCGGTGCCCGCACACCAGAACACGTCGCTGTACGACAACAGCCATGACGCCTCGCTGGTGAACAGCCACCTCGACAACAGCCACGACCTCTTGCTGGCGTCAGGCAACCACGTCCTGGGGTTCTGA
- a CDS encoding Rv0340 family IniB-related protein codes for MANSLLDFVMSLVRDPDAAARYAADPAGAIADAHLTDVTSVDVNNLIPMVSDSLSMAAPTIGDAHVGDGNVWASGAATAAFDAFDAHLAAPAPDGHPVITDAIAQPAESVHSVIADAGVDPTVDGLTALDSTSQVVDSGLDHLPGAESLPNWAEHAGWDLQHADDSHPPPHHPGFDPF; via the coding sequence ATGGCAAACTCGTTGCTCGACTTCGTGATGTCGCTGGTGCGGGATCCCGATGCCGCGGCGCGGTACGCCGCCGATCCGGCCGGCGCGATCGCCGACGCGCATCTGACCGACGTGACCAGTGTCGATGTCAACAACCTGATCCCGATGGTGTCCGATTCGTTGTCGATGGCCGCGCCGACGATCGGGGACGCGCATGTCGGGGACGGCAACGTGTGGGCGAGTGGCGCAGCGACGGCGGCTTTCGATGCGTTCGACGCGCACCTGGCCGCCCCGGCACCTGATGGGCATCCGGTGATCACCGACGCCATCGCGCAGCCGGCCGAGTCGGTGCACTCGGTGATCGCCGATGCCGGCGTCGATCCGACGGTCGACGGGTTGACGGCTCTCGACTCGACGTCGCAGGTCGTCGACTCCGGCCTCGATCACCTGCCCGGGGCCGAGTCGCTGCCCAACTGGGCCGAGCACGCCGGCTGGGACCTCCAGCACGCCGACGACTCCCATCCGCCCCCACATCACCCCGGTTTCGACCCTTTCTGA